One Panicum virgatum strain AP13 chromosome 9K, P.virgatum_v5, whole genome shotgun sequence genomic region harbors:
- the LOC120648312 gene encoding calcineurin-binding protein 1-like isoform X1: protein MFSIAAINESDSGGQWEPLAPTKEAQEFALSQKYHEGLLKLQQKDYSKARELLEDVLKDPLISNIQVDNIGSDQHLLQLRFLTLKNLASVFLQQGLEFYDNALHCYLQAVELDSNDSVVWNHLGTLSCSMGLLSVSRWAFEQGLLCSPNNWNCMEKLLEVLIAIRDEVACLSVANLILRSWPSHHRALHVKKTIECAEPVPFAPRGIDILEPTHVTLIFSNKRKSVDDENYQETRTKKSKQCATLQLNEAKWLALLDGILCFLSANSEKADVDKSTNTADRCSGSEDSIKGLAYNMIDVVVSTETIKSVESAGENGNDSHHDGETLPSNDCKTTVKEKDVNSDREHPHERRSTRLERLRSRKSGKDENGSDGKDITHAVTQFLDPFILKGTSAAEKADFSGNADASNTDTLTYTSDEEANDLKRFLCKISKNLGPHHIGYKLLEEMAHLKVPFQDYFVKLIELDKLTRGWAEDRSELCSLFLAELYYDQALCSGSPSTSSELSDSSYHLCKIIESVALELPFNTSVREIKSTDLDLEMERSWADVSSSDITEKSNENSDKPVSSDMLSDKKSECDSSSNMNCVFWVRFFWLSGCLSLSSDCKEKAYKEFNIALSILRNCNKDKSCGDVILLPHTKLVKSLTADRIFREINLIRLESLLWNNDENINKITHTEFMKLLPPLLLSTKDVYVGNAYGPQRESENVISLELSALDVLISACEKAKPMNIQVYLDSHRRKIQVLTVAAGMVGSITPPKGKCSSNMDFVEAMNRNRLENVVEAVRDVSRNAGKEKDFIDQCDNSDGQDGWSSLVSIVGDIQSLLLTIMCAAVKIILSRKLSCSGSSYQVDQLESSCLIDAAIAFCKLQHLDPTISIKTQVDLIVAVHDLVAEYGLCCSGKDGEGEEGTFLKFAIKHLMALDVKLKSQLNSNGMEEDVVTNDVKAQDSMVDESSVNDSKHNSEDEEESELDEIQSCLDSALDQAFFCLYGLKINPDSCSEDDLAVHKNTSRGDYQTKEQCADVFQYVLPYAKALSKTGLVKLRRVLRAIRKHFPQPPYDLLVNNPIDNFLDGPDSCEEVLSEICESNGSREAILNVLFPGERGYEAFKKLSTASSEPYSDVYGNLYFYIAQAEDISATDKHTGFVLKKEGEEFVEQSANIFKYDLLYNPLRFESWQKLSNLYDEEVDLLLNDGSKHISILDWRTNTDLIRRVEMGRRHSRRCLLMSSLLAKTAPEQSEAHELLALVYYDSLQNVVPFYDQRATLPVKDSTWKIFCQNSMKHFEKAFEIKEQWLHAFYLGKLCLKLGHSFSKSFSYYNKAMMLNPTAVDPVYRIHASRLKLLYTEGKQNLEAIQVVADYTYNHSTKENVLSMLGSMTNVSNSSSDQTEKSALDTKEENKFVEPDLLDKVWHILYDDCLHALGICVEGELKHFHKARYKLAQGLYRRGEAGDLERAKEELSFCFKSSRSSFTVNMWEIDGTVRKGRRKNPNVGGSRKNLEVSLSESSRKFITCIRKYMIFYLNLLEKNRDLWTLEKAYTYLRTDKRFALCLGDIVPLGLGKYLQVLTTAINNPEVRRASGDASVEQLLEKIFSVFMDHANLWADISTIPEVNSPELSESNLYSYIHQYIHLLESDDRLDVLEGLNEKIRKRFKTPKLSNSNFAKICKHASLAWCRCILIKLASITPLPESMDSANQPAPLSNGLLLYVDLQPDELLISSPDGPAQFKGLDMNWFETLNRIKNIPIKQTSEENLETAVTLMKSTYNFYRESSCGTFPSGINLYTVTPSHVPIEGLPQAPPVIETLDLSIPRKLLLWVYTLVHGRYSNISSVVKYCDEMKSRSKRGSSAATASQQVVQPIPHSIVSSQAKEKSSQVEFTEAAHDANPSTQAAACAPPAHQEAGGASASQTAIDAQKAASAASQLNRSGSSRAMENAPDSMERK from the exons ATG TTCTCCATCGCAGCCATCAACGAGAGCGACTCCGGCGGCCAATGGGAACCGCTCGCGCCCACCAAGGAAGCTCAG GAATTTGCGCTCTCTCAGAAGTATCATGAGGGACTCCTCAAGTTGCAACAAAAAGATTATTCAAAAGCTCGTGAACTTCTTGAGGATGTTCTGAAGGACCCGCTAATATCAAACATTCAG GTTGATAACATTGGCAGTGATCAGCATTTGCTGCAGCTAAG GTTTTTAACATTGAAAAATCTTGCATCTGTTTTCCTCCAACAAGGTTTGGAGTTTTATGATAATGCTCTTCATTGTTACCTACAAGCTGTAGAACTTGATTCAAATGATTCAGTTGTCTGGAATCATCTGGGTACTCTTTCTTGTTCAATGGGTTTGCTGAGTGTATCAAGATGGGCATTTGAGCAGGGCCTTCTATGCAGCCCAAACAACT GGAACTGCATGGAGAAATTATTGGAGGTGCTTATAGCAATTCGTGATGAAGTCGCATGCCTTTCTGTAGCAAATTTAATACTTAGGAGTTGGCCATCACATCATCGCGCTTTACATGTCAAGAAGACCATTGAATGTGCTGAACCGGTACCTTTCGCACCTCGGGGTATTGACATACTTGAACCCACACATGTGACACTcatcttttccaacaaaagaaaATCCGTAGATGATGAAAACTACCAAGAAACAAGGACAAAGAAGAGTAAACAGTGTGCTACATTGCAATTGAATGAAGCGAAATGGTTGGCTCTTTTGGATGGTATCCTATGCTTCTTAAGTGCAAACAGTGAGAAGGCTGATGTAGACAAGAGCACAAATACTGCTGATAGGTGTTCAGGCAGTGAGGATAGTATCAAAGGGCTTGCTTACAACATGATTGATGTTGTCGTATCTACAGAGACAATCAAAAGTGTGGAATCTGCTGGTGAAAATGGAAATGATTCACATCATGATGGTGAGACACTGCCATCTAATGATTGCAAAACTACagtcaaagagaaagatgtTAATTCAGATAGAGAACATCCTCATGAAAGGCGGAGCACACGTCTTGAGAGGCTGCGAAGTCGCAAATCTGGAAAAGATGAAAATGGATCTGATGGTAAAGATATAACACATGCTGTGACCCAGTTTCTCGATCCATTTATACTCAAGGGGACGAGTGCTGCAGAAAAGGCTGATTTTTCTGGAAATGCTGACGCTTCCAATACTGATACTCTCACCTATACATCCGATGAAGAGGCAAACGACTTAAAGAGATTTCTATGCAAGATATCCAAAAATTTGGGCCCTCATCACATTGGTTATAAGTTACTTGAGGAGATGGCTCATCTTAAAGTTCCTTTCCAAGATTATTTTGTTAAGCTCATTGAACTGGATAAACTTACTAGAGGCTGGGCTGAAGACAGATCTGAGCTGTGCAGTTTATTTCTAGCTGAACTGTACTACGATCAGGCTTTGTGTTCTGGAAGTCCATCAACATCCTCAGAGCTGTCTGATTCATCTTACCATCTTTGTAAGATCATTGAGTCAGTAGCTCTGGAACTGCCATTCAACACATCTGTCAGAGAAATAAAATCAACTGACTTGGATTTGGAAATGGAAAGAAGTTGGGCAGATGTATCTTCAAGTGATATAACTGAGAAAAGTAATGAAAATTCCGACAAACCTGTTTCCTCTGACATGCTTAGTGATAAAAAATCTGAATGTGATTCTTCTTCAAACATGAATTGTGTGTTCTGGGTTCGCTTCTTCTGGCTGAGCGGTTGTTTGTCCCTTTCATCAGACTGCAAAGAGAAAGCTTACAAAGAGTTCAATATTGCCCTGTCCATCCTAAGAAACTGCAACAAAGACAAAAGCTGTGGAGATGTTATTCTTCTACCTCACACCAAGCTTGTAAAATCGCTGACAGCAGATAGGATTTTTCGTGAAATTAACTTGATCAGGCTTGAATCTTTACTTTGGAATAATGATGAGAATATCAACAAAATAACTCATACAGAGTTCATGAAATTGCTACCTCCACTTTTGCTTTCCACGAAAGATGTCTATGTTGGAAATGCATATGGTCCACAAAGAGAGAGTGAGAATGTCATTTCACTTGAGTTGTCTGCCTTGGATGTCTTAATATCTGCATGCGAAAAAGCAAAACCAATGAACATCCAGGTATATCTTGATTCCCATCGAAGAAAAATTCAAGTTCTTACTGTGGCAGCTGGCATGGTTGGATCTATTACACCCCCAAAAGGAAAATGTTCAAGTAACATGGACTTTGTGGAAGCAATGAACCGGAACCGCCTTGAAAATGTTGTGGAAGCAGTCAGAGATGTATCTCGAAATGCCGGTAAAGAAAAAGACTTTATCGATCAATGTGATAATTCT GATGGACAAGATGGCTGGAGCTCACTAGTGTCTATTGTCGGTGATATTCAATCATTGCTCCTGACAATCATGTGTGCTGCTGTGAAAATAATCCTATCAAGAAAACTCTCATGCTCTGGATCCTCCTATCAGGTTGACCAATTGGAAAGTTCCTGTCTCATAGATGCAGCTATTGCATTTTGCAAGCTCCAGCACCTTGATCCTACGATATCCATCAAAACTCAG GTTGACTTAATTGTCGCAGTCCATGATTTGGTTGCTGAGTATGGACTCTGCTGTTCCGGAAAGGATGGTGAAGGGGAGGAGGGGACATTCCTCAAGTTTGCAATCAAACATCTCATGGCACTAGACGTGAAACTAAAATCACAGCTTA ATTCAAATGGGATGGAAGAAGATGTAGTTACAAATGATGTCAAAGCACAAGACAGTATGGTGGATGAATCATCAGTTAATGACAGCAAGCATAACTCTGAGGATGAGGAAGAATCAG AATTGGATGAGATACAGTCATGTCTTGATAGTGCCTTGGACCAGGCTTTTTTCTGTTTATATGGTCTGAAGATAAATCCGGATTCTTGCAGTGAAGATGATCTTGCAGTACATAAAAATACAAGCCGTGGTGATTATCAAACAAAAGAACAATGTGCTGATGTGTTTCAATATGTTCTGCCATATGCAAAAGCACTTTCT aaaACTGGCTTGGTTAAATTACGGAGAGTGCTGCGGGCTATACGTAAGCACTTTCCGCAGCCACCTTATGACTTATTGGTTAACAACCCTATCGATAATTTCTTGGATGGACCTGACTCATGTGAAGAAGTACTCTCTGAAATTTGTGAAAGTAATGGATCTAGGGAAGCTATCCTGAATGTACTGTTCCCAGGTGAAAGAGGCTATGAAGCATTCAAAAAACTCTCCACTGCTAG TTCGGAGCCTTACTCAGATGTTTATGGTAACCTGTATTTCTACATAGCACAAGCTGAAGATATAAGTGCCACCGACAAGCATACAGGTTTCGTTTTGAAAAAGGAAGGGGAAGAATTTGTTGAACAGAGTGCCAATATTTTCAAGTATGATTTGTTGTACAATCCACTGCGGTTTGAAAGCTGGCAGAAGCTTTCCAATCTTTATGATGAG GAAGTTGACCTGTTGCTCAATGATGGTAGTAAACATATAAGCATCTTGGATTGGCGAACAAATACAGATTTAATCAGAAGGGTTGAAATGGGTCGCCGACATAGTCGACGCTGCTTATTGATGAGTTCACTACTTGCCAAAACTGCTCCTGAGCAG AGTGAGGCGCATGAATTATTGGCTCTTGTCTACTATGATAGCCTTCAAAATGTGGTACCCTTTTATGATCAAAGAGCTACATTGCCAGTGAAGGACTCGACATGGAAGATATTTTGTCAAAATTCTATGAAGCATTTTGAGAAGGCTTTTGAAATAAA GGAGCAGTGGCTTCATGCATTTTACCTCGGAAAACTGTGTTTGAAACTGGGGCATTCCTTTTCGAAGTCATTTTCGTACTACAACAAAGCCATGATGTTGAATCCAACTGCAGTCGACCCTGTTTACAGGATTCATGCATCACGCTTGAAATTACTTTACACTGAAGGCAAACAGAATCTTGAAGCTATACAG GTTGTTGCTGACTACACATACAACCACTCAACAAAGGAAAATGTCTTGAGCATGTTGGGGTCCATGACTAATGTTTCAAATTCATCTTCTGATCAGACTGAAAAATCTGCTTTAGATACTAAAGAGGAAAATAAGTTTGTTGAGCCTGATTTACTTGATAAAGTGTGGCACATCCTTTATGATGACTGTCTACATGCCCTTGGTATTTGTGTGGAAGGGGAACTCAAGCATTTCCACAAGGCGAGATACAAGCTTGCTCAAGGATTGTATAGAAGAGGTGAAGCAGGGGACCTGGAACGGGCTAAGGAAGAGCTCTCATTCTGTTTCAAATCTTCTCGGTCTTCATTTACAGTAAACATGTGGGAGATTGATGGCACTGTTAGAAAAGGAAG GAGGAAAAATCCAAATGTTGGTGGATCCAGAAAGAATCTGGAGGTCAGTTTATCAGAAAGTTCACGAAAATTCATCACATGCATCAGGAAGTATATGATATTCTATTTAAACCTGTTGGAGAAGAATAGAGACCTGTGGACTCTTGAGAAAGCATATACATATCTGCGGACGGATAAGCGG TTTGCATTATGTTTGGGTGATATTGTTCCCCTTGGTCTTGGGAAGTACCTTCAAGTTCTAACAACAGCAATTAATAATCCTGAGGTTCGCCGAGCTTCTGGTGATGCTTCTGTTGAACAATTActtgagaaaattttcagtgtgTTCATGGACCATGCAAACTTGTGGGCTGATATAAGCACTATACCAGAGGTGAACAGTCCAGAATTATCAGAAAGCAATCTTTACAG TTATATCCACCAGTACATCCATTTGCTCGAGAGTGATGACCGACTGGATGTTCTCGAAGGACTAAACGAGAAAATAAGAAAGCGCTTCAAGACACCAAAATTGTCAAACAGCAATTTTGCTAAGATATGCAAGCATGCTTCTCTCGCATGGTGCCGGTGTATTCTCATCAAACTGGCTTCAATCACTCCACTGCCCGAGTCCATGGATTCAGCAAACCAGCCTGCTCCATTATCCAACGGCCTCCTTCTTTATGTTGATTTGCAGCCTGATGAGCTTCTTATCTCATCCCCTGATGGGCCTGCTCAGTTCAAAGGCCTTGACATGAATTGGTTTGAGACACTGAACAGAATTAAAAACATTCCCATCAAGCAAACTTCTGAAGAAAATTTGGAGACTGCTGTTACATTAATGAAGAGCACCTACAACTTTTATCGGGAGAGCTCCTGTGGAACATTTCCGTCAGGCATTAATCTTTATACAGTAACTCCATCACACGTGCCTATTGAAGGGCTACCGCAAGCCCCTCCTGTAATCGAGACGCTCGACCTAAGCATTCCAAGGAAGCTCCTCCTGTGGGTATATACCTTGGTTCATGGACGTTACTCCAATATATCCTCTGTTGTAAAGTACTGTGATGAGATGAAG TCCAGAAGTAAAAGAGGAAGCTCTGCAGCGACAGCTTCACAACAAGTTGTTCAGCCAATCCCACATAGTATTGTTTCTTCTCAAG ctAAAGAAAAGAGTTCCCAAGTTGAATTCACTGAAGCAGCACATGATGCAAATCCTTCTACTCAGGCTGCAGCTTGTGCTCCTCCTGCACACCAAGAAGCAGGTGGTGCTAGTGCTTCGCAAACTGCCATTGATGCCCAGAAAGCCGCCAGTGCGGCATCTCAGCTCAATCGCAGTGGTTCATCGAGAGCAATGGAAAATGCACCAGACAGCATGGAGAGGAAATAA